A region from the Salminus brasiliensis chromosome 22, fSalBra1.hap2, whole genome shotgun sequence genome encodes:
- the gall gene encoding galanin peptides-like, whose protein sequence is MQMSFTLLFVSLWVLSAQFSKTHGMAFTGPEKRGWTLNSAGYLLGPYAQRTLTVRHGGGVGKRNRWEENNSKLPTHQPSYRSLSDEPNFHSLMDFLVYLRMKENGVAEDSNSSIFNDMTR, encoded by the exons ATGCAGATGAGCTTTACCCTGCTTTTTGTCTCTCTGTGGGTCTTGTCGGCTCAGTTCTCAAAGACCCATGGCATGGCTTTTACG GGTCCAGAGAAAAGAGGCTGGACACTGAACAGTGCTGGATACCTGTTGGGACCGT ATGCTCAGAGAACTCTCACTGTTAGACatggaggtggggtggggaagCGGAACAGGTGGGAGGAAAACAACTCCAAGCTGCCAACACACCAGCCTTCATACA GGTCTCTTTCAGATGAACCAAATTTCCATTCACTCATGGATTTTCTTGTATATCTGCGCATGAAAG AGAATGGAGTTGCTGAGGACTCGAACAGTTCTATATTCAATGACATGACACGATAG
- the cd37 gene encoding leukocyte antigen CD37 isoform X1 gives MASEFCLSLSKYFLFVFNLVFFFLGSALLSLGLWIMFSETSILIPDLRYISLSLFSYLLIISGAVTILLGFFGSLGALKEVKCMLAIYFILLTVLLAAQTVGGVLLITQRSLFQTSLDDHMTKLILSFKKNDSSLDFIHTLEAIQHEAQCCGWTGPEQWTTTPCSCFYPVNVTANVTNHFLSESCPCAEPKNFTCEKHAQGCKTIVENWLDEHILTILMVVCALALVEICGTILSMCLYRQASVDYSFPYYY, from the exons ATGGCATCTGAGTTCTGCCTTAGTCTCAGCAAATACTTCCTGTTTGTCTTCAACCTGGTGTTTTTT TTTTTAGGGTCCGCTCTGCTGTCACTGGGATTATGGATCATGTTTTCTGAGACAAGTATTCTCA TACCTGACCTGCGCTACATATCCCTGTCTCTCTTCTCCTATCTTCTGATCATCAGTGGTGCTGTCACTATATTACTAGGCTTCTTTGGCAGCCTGGGTGCTCTGAAGGAGGTCAAATGTATGCTGGCAATA tACTTCATCCTGCTCACTGTGCTTCTTGCGGCTCAAACAGTTGGTGGAGTTCTGCTCATTACACAGAGGAGCTTA TTTCAGACTTCTTTAGATGACCACATGACGAAACTTATTCTGAGCTTTAAGAAGAATGACTCAAGTCTGGATTTTATACACACTCTAGAGGCCATACAACATGAG GCTCAGTGCTGCGGCTGGACTGGGCCAGAACAATGGACCACAACCCCCTGCTCCTGTTTTTATCCTGTCAATGTCACAGCTAATGTTACCAATCACTTTCTCTCAGAGAGTTGCCCCTGTGCTGAGCCAAAAAACTTTACATGTGAAAAGCATGCACAG GGATGCAAAACCATTGTGGAGAATTGGCTTGATGAACATATTCTGACCATTCTCATGGTGGTTTGTGCCCTAGCTCTGGTGGAG ATATGTGGTACGATCCTTTCGATGTGTCTGTATAGACAGGCTTCTGTGGATTACTCCTTTCCTTACTACTATTAA
- the cd37 gene encoding leukocyte antigen CD37 isoform X2: protein MFSETSILIPDLRYISLSLFSYLLIISGAVTILLGFFGSLGALKEVKCMLAIYFILLTVLLAAQTVGGVLLITQRSLFQTSLDDHMTKLILSFKKNDSSLDFIHTLEAIQHEAQCCGWTGPEQWTTTPCSCFYPVNVTANVTNHFLSESCPCAEPKNFTCEKHAQGCKTIVENWLDEHILTILMVVCALALVEICGTILSMCLYRQASVDYSFPYYY from the exons ATGTTTTCTGAGACAAGTATTCTCA TACCTGACCTGCGCTACATATCCCTGTCTCTCTTCTCCTATCTTCTGATCATCAGTGGTGCTGTCACTATATTACTAGGCTTCTTTGGCAGCCTGGGTGCTCTGAAGGAGGTCAAATGTATGCTGGCAATA tACTTCATCCTGCTCACTGTGCTTCTTGCGGCTCAAACAGTTGGTGGAGTTCTGCTCATTACACAGAGGAGCTTA TTTCAGACTTCTTTAGATGACCACATGACGAAACTTATTCTGAGCTTTAAGAAGAATGACTCAAGTCTGGATTTTATACACACTCTAGAGGCCATACAACATGAG GCTCAGTGCTGCGGCTGGACTGGGCCAGAACAATGGACCACAACCCCCTGCTCCTGTTTTTATCCTGTCAATGTCACAGCTAATGTTACCAATCACTTTCTCTCAGAGAGTTGCCCCTGTGCTGAGCCAAAAAACTTTACATGTGAAAAGCATGCACAG GGATGCAAAACCATTGTGGAGAATTGGCTTGATGAACATATTCTGACCATTCTCATGGTGGTTTGTGCCCTAGCTCTGGTGGAG ATATGTGGTACGATCCTTTCGATGTGTCTGTATAGACAGGCTTCTGTGGATTACTCCTTTCCTTACTACTATTAA
- the LOC140544284 gene encoding gap junction beta-3 protein-like, with amino-acid sequence MAAIVTGLIPILRTAVDSTTTYKGRAVWFGLLCVRLLTLFVAQMPWFKLDSDFNCNNTNTMCTKVCFNKHFDKPVVMAWNFLFILLVLSVILMELFTAHVRNVLQKQILRERKMVEVESLGELKIASAAGEVMILDMHGSMTAVFSYLFSMILRIVVEVWFVYVLLQWNLPKLSDEPFPCSVADHGCLGQQCLVRAAAEKRMSIYALVSISSMVIVISCLFCLYFVGHYICNCCTQRSRSV; translated from the coding sequence ATGGCGGCCATAGTTACTGGGCTTATTCCAATACTGCGCACTGCTGTGGACTCCACCACAACATACAAAGGGCGCGCAGTGTGGTTCGGTCTCCTCTGCGTTCGCCTTTTGACCCTTTTTGTGGCCCAAATGCCCTGGTTCAAGCTGGACTCGGATTTCAactgcaacaacacaaacacCATGTGCACTAAAGTCTGCTTTAACAAACACTTTGACAAACCTGTGGTCATGGCCTGGAACtttctcttcatcctcctcgtCCTCTCAGTTATCCTGATGGAGCTGTTCACTGCCCATGTGCGCAATGTTCTCCAGAAGCAAATTttgagggagaggaagatggtGGAGGTAGAATCTCTTGGCGAATTAAAAATTGCAAGTGCTGCTGGTGAGGTGATGATCCTAGACATGCATGGAAGCATGACCGCAGTATTCTCCTACCTTTTCAGCATGATACTGCGAATTGTGGTGGAGGTttggtttgtgtatgttttactTCAGTGGAATCTGCCTAAACTGAGCGATGAGCCGTTCCCGTGCAGTGTTGCTGACCATGGATGTCTAGGGCAACAATGCTTGGTGAGGGCCGCAGCAGAGAAGCGCATGTCCATCTACGCACTGGTGTCCATTTCTTCCATGGTCATTGTTATCAGCTGCCTCTTCTGTCTCTACTTTGTTGGCCACTACATCTGTAATTGCTGCACTCAGCGCTCAAGATCTGTGTAA
- the LOC140544162 gene encoding gap junction beta-3 protein-like codes for MAAIVTGLIPILRTAVDSTTTYKGRVVWFGLLCVRLLTLFVAQMPWFKLDSDFNCNNTNTMCTKVCFNKHFDKPVVMAWNFLFILLVLSVILMELFTAHVRNVLQKQILRERKMVEVESLGELKIASAAGEVMILDMHGSMTAVFSYLFSMILRIVVEVWFVYVLLQWNLPKLSDEPFPCSVADHGCLGQQCLVRAAAEKRMSIYALVSVSSMVIVISCLFCLYFVGHYICNCCTQRSRSV; via the coding sequence ATGGCGGCCATAGTTACTGGGCTTATTCCAATACTGCGCACTGCTGTGGACTCCACCACAACATACAAAGGACGCGTAGTGTGGTTCGGTCTCCTCTGCGTTCGCCTTTTGACCCTTTTTGTGGCCCAAATGCCCTGGTTCAAGCTGGACTCGGATTTCAactgcaacaacacaaacacCATGTGCACTAAAGTCTGCTTTAACAAACACTTTGACAAACCTGTGGTCATGGCCTGGAACtttctcttcatcctcctcgtCCTCTCAGTTATCCTGATGGAGCTGTTCACTGCCCATGTGCGCAATGTTCTCCAGAAGCAAATTttgagggagaggaagatggtGGAGGTAGAATCTCTTGGCGAATTAAAAATTGCAAGTGCTGCTGGTGAGGTGATGATCCTAGACATGCATGGAAGCATGACCGCAGTATTCTCCTACCTTTTCAGCATGATACTGCGAATTGTGGTGGAGGTttggtttgtgtatgttttactTCAGTGGAATCTGCCTAAACTGAGCGATGAGCCGTTCCCGTGCAGTGTTGCTGACCATGGATGTCTTGGGCAACAATGCTTGGTGAGGGCCGCAGCAGAGAAGCGCATGTCCATCTACGCACTGGTGTCCGTTTCTTCCATGGTCATTGTCATCAgctgtctcttctgtctctaCTTTGTTGGCCACTACATCTGTAATTGCTGCACTCAGCGCTCAAGATCTGTGTAA